From Dietzia sp. ANT_WB102, a single genomic window includes:
- a CDS encoding acyl-CoA carboxylase subunit beta codes for MTILRSTLDTTSPEFSAAREAMEGKLDQLAADLEPALAGGGERKVARHRDRGKFTARMRIDMILDRESPFLELCALAAWGSDFQTGASVVAGIGVVEGVECLLIANDPTVKGGTSNPWTLRKILRLNDVAMKNRLPVISLVESGGADLPTQKEVFVPGGALFRDLTRLSKAGIPTIAVVYGNSTAGGAYVPGMSDHVVMIEERSKVFLAGPPLVKAATGEIADEETLGGADMHARVSGLADYLAVDEADAARVARGIVRRLNWSKKGRAPRAEVLEPLYDDEELLGIVPEDLKIPFDPREIIARIVDGSDFDEFKPLYGASLVTGWAEIHGYPVGIIANARGVLFSEEAQKATQFIELANRYNTPLLFMHNTTGYMVGSEYERGGIIKHGAMMINAVSNSEVPHLSLITAASYGAGHYGMCGRAFDPRFLYSWPSAKSAVMGAQQLADVVTSVAAAASAARGQEMDAETIDGLKSAIADQIEKESLPAFLSGMLYDDGVIDPRDTRTVLGLSLSAIHSGEVAGTDRFGVFRM; via the coding sequence ATGACCATCCTGCGTTCCACGCTCGACACCACCAGCCCAGAGTTCAGCGCCGCGAGAGAGGCGATGGAGGGCAAGCTCGACCAACTCGCCGCGGACCTCGAACCGGCGCTGGCCGGCGGCGGCGAGCGCAAAGTCGCCCGCCACCGCGACCGCGGCAAGTTCACCGCCCGGATGCGGATCGACATGATCCTCGATCGCGAGTCCCCGTTCCTCGAGCTATGCGCACTCGCCGCCTGGGGGTCAGACTTCCAGACCGGCGCCTCCGTGGTGGCCGGGATCGGCGTCGTCGAGGGCGTCGAGTGCCTGCTCATCGCCAACGACCCCACGGTCAAGGGCGGCACGTCCAACCCGTGGACCCTGCGCAAGATCCTCCGGCTCAACGACGTCGCCATGAAGAACCGGCTCCCGGTCATCAGCCTCGTCGAGTCCGGTGGCGCAGATCTGCCCACGCAGAAGGAGGTGTTCGTCCCCGGTGGCGCGCTCTTCCGCGACCTCACCCGACTGTCCAAGGCCGGCATCCCCACCATCGCCGTGGTCTACGGAAACTCCACCGCCGGCGGCGCCTACGTACCGGGCATGAGCGACCACGTGGTGATGATCGAGGAGCGCTCCAAGGTGTTCCTCGCCGGCCCGCCGCTGGTCAAGGCGGCCACCGGAGAGATCGCCGACGAGGAGACTCTCGGCGGTGCCGACATGCACGCCCGGGTCTCCGGGCTCGCCGACTACCTCGCAGTTGACGAGGCCGATGCCGCCCGCGTCGCGCGCGGCATCGTGCGCCGACTCAACTGGTCCAAGAAGGGGCGTGCCCCCCGCGCCGAGGTCCTCGAACCGCTCTACGACGACGAGGAGCTGCTCGGCATCGTCCCGGAGGACCTCAAGATCCCCTTCGACCCGCGCGAGATCATCGCCCGGATCGTCGACGGTTCCGACTTCGACGAGTTCAAGCCCCTCTACGGGGCGAGCCTCGTCACCGGATGGGCCGAGATCCACGGCTACCCGGTGGGGATCATCGCCAACGCCCGCGGCGTGCTCTTCAGCGAGGAGGCGCAGAAAGCCACCCAGTTCATCGAGTTGGCCAACCGGTACAACACTCCACTGCTGTTCATGCACAACACCACCGGCTACATGGTCGGCTCGGAATACGAGCGAGGTGGGATCATCAAGCACGGCGCGATGATGATCAACGCCGTCTCGAACTCCGAAGTCCCACACCTGTCGCTCATCACCGCGGCCTCGTACGGCGCTGGCCACTACGGCATGTGTGGCCGGGCGTTCGATCCACGGTTCCTTTATTCGTGGCCCAGTGCCAAGTCTGCTGTCATGGGCGCGCAGCAGCTCGCCGACGTCGTGACCTCCGTCGCCGCCGCGGCCTCCGCCGCCCGCGGCCAGGAGATGGACGCCGAGACCATCGATGGTCTCAAGAGCGCAATCGCCGACCAGATTGAGAAGGAGTCACTGCCGGCGTTCCTGTCGGGAATGCTCTATGACGACGGCGTCATCGATCCCCGCGACACCCGGACGGTGCTGGGCCTCAGCCTGTCCGCGATCCACTCCGGAGAAGTCGCCGGAACCGACCGCTTCGGCGTCTTCCGGATGTGA
- a CDS encoding TetR/AcrR family transcriptional regulator translates to MTAPEHRAPKQDRSRITRERLLGASIDLLATQGWAATTVGAVAAAAGVSRGAAQHHFPTREDLITAALGHMIEQRLEDVRRGGLDVPDPGPERTVAVVGFIVQQYTSDLFKAALHVWTAAASDPALRERVLPLENHMSREILTIAAAALGRDPSDVRIRRALQTTLDLSRGLGLADVLSDDSVRRDKIVRFWAQTLDTVLCEAGDPSPADTANAPF, encoded by the coding sequence ATGACGGCACCCGAGCATCGCGCCCCCAAACAGGATAGAAGCCGTATCACGCGGGAACGCCTGCTCGGTGCCTCGATAGACCTCCTCGCAACGCAGGGCTGGGCGGCGACCACCGTGGGGGCGGTGGCCGCCGCCGCCGGCGTCTCGAGGGGCGCGGCCCAACACCACTTCCCCACACGCGAGGATCTCATCACCGCCGCGCTGGGACACATGATCGAGCAGCGGTTGGAGGACGTCCGACGGGGCGGTCTCGACGTTCCCGACCCTGGACCCGAGCGCACCGTAGCGGTCGTCGGGTTCATCGTTCAGCAATACACCTCGGACTTGTTCAAGGCCGCCCTCCACGTGTGGACTGCCGCGGCGAGCGACCCGGCTCTGCGCGAGCGCGTCCTTCCGCTCGAGAACCATATGTCGCGTGAGATCCTCACCATCGCTGCTGCAGCCCTGGGCCGCGACCCTAGCGACGTCCGGATCCGGCGCGCCCTCCAAACCACCCTGGACCTCTCCCGGGGGCTGGGGCTTGCAGACGTACTGTCCGACGACTCGGTGCGCCGCGACAAGATCGTCAGATTCTGGGCACAGACGCTGGACACGGTTCTGTGTGAGGCTGGCGACCCGTCCCCGGCGGACACCGCGAACGCCCCATTTTGA
- the rpsL gene encoding 30S ribosomal protein S12, whose product MPTINQLVRKGRQDKKSATSTAALKGSPQRRGVCTRVYTTTPKKPNSALRKVARVRLTTGIEVSAYIPGEGHNLQEHSMVLVRGGRVKDLPGVRYKIIRGSLDTQGVKDRKQARSRYGAKKEK is encoded by the coding sequence ATGCCAACCATCAACCAGCTGGTCCGCAAGGGCCGCCAGGACAAGAAGTCGGCGACGTCGACGGCTGCCCTCAAGGGTTCGCCCCAGCGTCGTGGCGTGTGCACCCGCGTGTACACCACGACCCCCAAGAAGCCGAACTCCGCGCTCCGTAAGGTCGCCCGTGTGCGCCTGACCACCGGCATCGAGGTTTCCGCCTACATCCCCGGTGAGGGCCACAACCTGCAGGAGCACTCGATGGTGCTCGTTCGTGGCGGTCGTGTGAAGGACCTTCCGGGTGTGCGTTACAAGATCATCCGCGGTTCGCTCGATACCCAGGGTGTCAAGGACCGCAAGCAGGCCCGCTCCCGCTACGGCGCCAAGAAGGAGAAGTAA
- a CDS encoding acyclic terpene utilization AtuA family protein: MTVNSTPLRVGNMSGFYGDRISAMREMLEGGELDVLTGDYLAELTMLILGRDRMKSPELGYAKTFLRQLEDCLGLALEKKVKIVANAGGLNPAGLADAIRELGARHGLEPKVAHVEGDDLIDRVDELDIPADAGLPVTANAYLGAFGIARCLDAGADIVVTGRVTDASVIVGPAISHFGWGRDDLDALAGATAAGHIIECGTQATGGNYAFFNRGEIADPVTPGFPIAEISADGTSVITKHPGTGGAVTVGTVTSQLLYEVTGARYGGPDVVTRLDTARVEQEGPDRVRVSGVRGETAPPTTKVSVTCLGGHRNEITFLLTGLDIEDKAALVERQFRAGLEREPAELQFRLQRTDHPDADTQAAATAMLTIVGWDTDKDIVGRAFSDAAVAMTLSSYPGATPSGPPGRGAPYGVYIPAYLSQETVPHIAVLPDGTRVDIDPPVAMAEMGDGHASDGLDAEGEALPEFTPVTGPATRRPLGDVLGARSGDKGDTANIGLWAGDAEAYSWMRDTLTVDELRRLLPETADLPIERYELPKLGAVNFVIDGLLGKGVAHGYRWDPQAKGLAEWLRSRVVDIPDRITAPVPPAPDRAKEDL, encoded by the coding sequence ATGACCGTGAACAGCACCCCACTGCGGGTCGGAAATATGTCCGGCTTCTACGGCGACCGCATCTCCGCCATGCGCGAGATGCTTGAGGGTGGCGAGTTGGATGTGCTCACCGGGGACTACCTGGCAGAGCTGACCATGCTGATCCTCGGTCGCGACCGGATGAAGAGCCCCGAACTCGGCTACGCCAAGACGTTTCTCCGCCAGCTCGAGGACTGTCTCGGGCTGGCGCTCGAGAAGAAGGTCAAGATCGTCGCCAACGCCGGCGGCCTCAACCCTGCCGGACTGGCCGACGCGATCCGCGAACTCGGCGCGAGGCACGGGCTGGAGCCGAAGGTCGCGCACGTCGAGGGGGACGACCTGATCGACAGGGTCGACGAACTCGACATTCCGGCCGATGCCGGTCTCCCCGTGACCGCCAACGCCTACCTCGGTGCGTTCGGCATCGCCCGCTGCCTGGACGCGGGCGCCGACATCGTCGTCACCGGGCGGGTCACCGACGCCTCGGTGATCGTCGGGCCCGCCATCAGCCACTTCGGCTGGGGGCGCGACGACCTCGACGCACTCGCCGGCGCCACCGCTGCCGGGCACATCATCGAGTGTGGAACACAGGCCACAGGCGGCAACTACGCGTTCTTCAACCGTGGCGAGATCGCCGACCCCGTCACCCCGGGTTTCCCGATCGCGGAAATCTCCGCCGACGGCACCTCGGTCATCACCAAACACCCCGGGACCGGCGGCGCCGTCACGGTAGGCACTGTCACCTCTCAGTTGCTCTATGAAGTCACCGGCGCCCGCTATGGCGGACCCGATGTCGTCACCCGCCTTGACACCGCCCGCGTCGAGCAGGAGGGGCCGGACCGGGTCCGGGTCTCCGGCGTCCGCGGCGAGACCGCACCGCCCACCACCAAGGTGTCCGTCACGTGCCTCGGTGGCCATCGCAACGAGATCACCTTCCTGCTCACGGGTCTGGACATCGAGGACAAGGCCGCGTTGGTCGAGCGCCAGTTCCGCGCCGGTCTGGAACGCGAACCAGCCGAGCTGCAGTTCCGTCTCCAGCGAACCGACCACCCCGACGCTGACACCCAGGCCGCCGCCACCGCGATGCTCACCATCGTCGGCTGGGACACGGACAAGGACATCGTGGGCCGCGCGTTCTCGGATGCAGCCGTCGCCATGACCCTCTCCAGCTACCCGGGCGCCACCCCCAGCGGCCCGCCCGGACGCGGCGCGCCCTACGGCGTCTACATCCCCGCCTACCTCTCACAGGAGACCGTGCCGCACATCGCCGTGCTGCCCGACGGCACCCGGGTGGACATCGACCCCCCGGTGGCGATGGCGGAGATGGGCGACGGGCACGCCTCCGACGGTCTCGACGCAGAGGGCGAAGCGTTGCCGGAGTTCACCCCGGTGACCGGACCTGCCACTCGTCGCCCCCTGGGTGACGTCCTCGGGGCGCGCTCCGGAGACAAGGGAGACACCGCCAACATCGGGTTGTGGGCCGGCGACGCCGAGGCCTACTCCTGGATGCGCGACACCCTCACCGTCGACGAACTCCGCCGCCTCCTGCCCGAGACGGCGGATCTGCCTATCGAGCGCTATGAACTTCCCAAACTGGGCGCGGTCAACTTCGTGATCGACGGACTGCTGGGCAAGGGTGTGGCCCACGGGTATCGCTGGGACCCGCAAGCCAAGGGGCTGGCGGAGTGGCTCCGCTCCCGCGTCGTCGACATCCCCGACCGCATCACGGCCCCCGTCCCGCCAGCACCGGACCGGGCGAAGGAGGACCTGTGA
- a CDS encoding enoyl-CoA hydratase family protein, producing the protein MSDVAEQEIVHYETSGGAARITLDSQHNRNAISTALVEQLHEALDRAARDDSARVVVLGHAGGTFCAGADLSEASGAGTAQSSPEEQAAERTRIFLDLLRAIISHPKPVIAAVDGHVRAGGMGLVSACDFAVAGPASSFALTEVRLGLAAAMISVPLAARMNSRDLARALLTGEKFDSAHALRIGLVSEAVEDVRSAVDELVAAFRPCSPQGLRENKALLAAPLLAELDARGEELAGVTARLFTTPEVAEGMAAFLERRQPSWANDAE; encoded by the coding sequence GTGAGCGACGTGGCCGAACAGGAAATCGTCCACTACGAGACCAGCGGGGGCGCGGCGCGCATCACACTGGACTCGCAGCACAACCGGAACGCTATCTCGACCGCGCTGGTCGAGCAGCTTCACGAGGCGTTGGACCGGGCCGCACGGGACGACTCCGCCCGCGTTGTCGTCCTCGGACACGCCGGCGGGACGTTCTGCGCCGGAGCGGATCTCTCCGAAGCGTCGGGGGCCGGAACCGCCCAGTCCAGCCCCGAGGAGCAGGCCGCCGAGCGGACGCGGATCTTCCTGGACCTGCTGCGGGCGATCATCTCGCACCCCAAGCCCGTGATCGCGGCAGTCGACGGGCATGTTCGCGCGGGCGGCATGGGCCTGGTGTCGGCGTGCGATTTCGCGGTCGCCGGCCCGGCGTCGTCCTTCGCCCTGACCGAGGTCCGCCTCGGTCTGGCGGCGGCGATGATCTCCGTGCCGCTGGCCGCGCGGATGAACTCGAGAGACCTCGCGCGGGCCCTGCTCACGGGCGAGAAGTTCGACTCCGCACATGCGCTGCGGATCGGGCTGGTCTCCGAGGCTGTCGAGGACGTCCGCAGCGCGGTGGACGAACTCGTGGCTGCGTTCCGGCCCTGCTCACCCCAGGGCCTCAGGGAAAACAAGGCACTGCTCGCGGCGCCCCTGCTGGCCGAACTCGACGCACGGGGGGAGGAGCTCGCAGGCGTCACCGCACGCCTGTTCACCACCCCCGAGGTCGCCGAGGGGATGGCCGCGTTCCTCGAACGCAGACAGCCCTCCTGGGCGAACGACGCAGAGTAG
- a CDS encoding acyl-CoA dehydrogenase family protein, which yields MTDISQIPNPVVDTDEQKQLRKVAYDLGARYGMEYMRSKSDAGETTDELWSEAGKLGLIGVNLPEEYGGGGAGMTELAIIEEELSAAGTGLLMMVVSPAINGTIISRFGTEEQKKRWLPGIASGETITSFAITEPDAGSNSHAITTTARRDGSDYLLSGQKTYISGVDQAHAVLVVARLEGATSGKLQPALFMVPTDAPGFEKTHIPTEVRTPERQFQLFFDDVRLPADALIGDGDTALLMLFAGLNPERIMASGMAIGTARYAMDKATKYANERTVWKTPIGAHQGLAHPLAQCKIEMELARLMMRKAAALVDAGLDDLAGEAANMAKYASGEVSARTVDQAIQTLGGHGLSVEYGLAGMLAASRLPRIAPVSREMILNYVAQHSLGLPRSY from the coding sequence ATGACCGACATCTCACAGATCCCGAACCCCGTTGTTGACACCGACGAGCAGAAGCAGCTCCGGAAGGTCGCCTACGACCTGGGCGCGCGCTATGGCATGGAGTACATGCGCTCCAAGTCAGACGCGGGGGAAACCACCGACGAGCTGTGGAGCGAGGCAGGCAAGCTCGGATTGATAGGTGTGAACCTGCCCGAGGAATACGGCGGTGGCGGGGCCGGAATGACCGAACTCGCGATTATCGAGGAGGAGCTCTCTGCGGCAGGTACCGGGCTGCTCATGATGGTGGTCTCTCCCGCCATCAACGGCACGATCATCTCGCGTTTCGGCACCGAGGAGCAGAAGAAGCGCTGGCTTCCCGGCATCGCGTCGGGGGAGACGATCACCTCTTTCGCGATCACCGAACCGGACGCCGGTTCCAACTCTCACGCCATCACCACCACCGCACGCCGCGACGGGTCCGACTACCTGCTCAGCGGGCAGAAGACCTACATCTCCGGTGTCGACCAGGCGCATGCGGTTCTCGTGGTGGCCCGCCTCGAGGGAGCCACGTCCGGAAAGCTGCAGCCTGCGCTGTTCATGGTTCCCACCGATGCGCCGGGCTTTGAAAAGACGCACATCCCCACGGAGGTGCGTACTCCCGAGCGGCAGTTCCAACTCTTCTTTGACGACGTACGCCTGCCCGCCGACGCGCTCATCGGGGACGGAGACACCGCGCTACTGATGCTCTTCGCCGGCCTCAACCCAGAACGCATCATGGCATCCGGCATGGCTATCGGTACCGCCCGCTATGCCATGGACAAGGCGACCAAGTATGCCAACGAGCGCACTGTGTGGAAGACCCCGATCGGTGCACATCAGGGCTTGGCCCACCCCCTCGCGCAATGCAAAATCGAGATGGAGCTGGCGCGGCTGATGATGCGGAAGGCCGCCGCGCTCGTGGACGCAGGCCTCGACGACCTGGCCGGAGAGGCCGCGAACATGGCCAAGTACGCGTCCGGCGAGGTGTCGGCACGAACCGTCGACCAGGCGATCCAGACACTCGGTGGACACGGATTGTCGGTGGAGTACGGGCTCGCCGGGATGCTCGCCGCCTCGCGTCTGCCCCGCATCGCCCCGGTGAGCCGAGAGATGATCCTCAATTACGTGGCCCAGCACTCGCTCGGGCTGCCCAGGAGCTACTGA
- a CDS encoding acyl-CoA dehydrogenase family protein, translating to MTIPRSTAPAIPPHVPGDPWYSEERLALRETATRFAERDILPYLDEWEAAGAIPRELHRKAGELGLLGVPFSEEVGGGGGNAIDSLVVCEALHEAGVSGGVFASLFTCGIAVPHLAQSGTREQIDRWVRPTLAGEMIGSLAITEPGGGSDVGHLITTARRDGDHFVVNGAKTYITSATRADFVVTAVRTGGDDLKGAAGVSLLVIPTDTPGFHVSAPLDKLGWRASDTAELTFTDCRVPVENIVGAENDGFAQIAIGFVSERAALACQGYSHAQRCLDITLDWVRERETFGQPLLSRQAVQNTVTEMARRIDLARTYTHHCVNLAVSGHDAIAEVCFAKNTAVECAEWVANQAVQLFGGLGFMAESEVSRQYRDVRLLGIGGGTTEILTTLAGRRLGYTA from the coding sequence GTGACCATCCCTCGCAGTACGGCCCCCGCCATCCCCCCGCACGTACCGGGCGATCCTTGGTACTCCGAAGAGCGTCTCGCGCTGCGTGAGACCGCCACCCGCTTCGCCGAGCGCGACATCCTGCCCTACCTGGACGAGTGGGAGGCCGCGGGCGCGATTCCGCGCGAACTGCACCGCAAGGCCGGCGAGCTGGGCCTGCTCGGGGTCCCGTTCTCCGAAGAGGTCGGCGGTGGTGGCGGCAACGCGATCGACTCACTGGTGGTGTGCGAGGCCCTGCACGAGGCCGGGGTGTCCGGCGGCGTGTTTGCATCGCTGTTCACCTGCGGCATCGCCGTTCCGCACCTGGCGCAGTCGGGTACGCGGGAGCAGATCGACCGCTGGGTCAGGCCCACCCTCGCCGGTGAGATGATCGGCTCCCTGGCCATCACCGAGCCCGGTGGGGGATCGGACGTCGGGCACCTGATCACCACCGCTCGGCGCGACGGGGACCACTTCGTGGTCAACGGCGCCAAAACGTACATCACCTCCGCGACCCGCGCCGACTTCGTCGTCACCGCGGTCCGCACCGGTGGAGACGACCTCAAGGGCGCCGCCGGGGTCAGCCTCCTGGTGATCCCGACCGACACCCCCGGCTTCCACGTCTCGGCCCCGCTGGACAAGCTCGGCTGGCGCGCATCGGACACCGCTGAACTCACGTTCACCGACTGTCGCGTGCCGGTGGAGAACATCGTCGGCGCGGAGAACGACGGATTCGCCCAGATCGCGATCGGCTTCGTCAGCGAACGTGCGGCGCTGGCCTGCCAGGGGTACTCCCACGCTCAGCGCTGCCTCGACATCACCCTGGACTGGGTGCGCGAGCGTGAGACCTTCGGCCAACCACTGCTGTCGCGGCAGGCGGTGCAGAACACGGTCACCGAGATGGCCCGTCGAATCGACCTCGCCCGTACCTACACGCACCATTGCGTGAACCTGGCAGTGTCGGGGCACGACGCGATCGCCGAGGTCTGCTTTGCCAAGAACACGGCCGTCGAATGCGCTGAATGGGTTGCCAACCAGGCGGTTCAGCTCTTCGGCGGGCTCGGCTTCATGGCCGAATCGGAAGTGAGCCGCCAGTACCGCGATGTCAGACTCCTGGGCATCGGCGGAGGCACCACCGAAATCCTGACCACCCTCGCCGGACGACGTTTGGGGTACACCGCATGA
- a CDS encoding biotin carboxylase N-terminal domain-containing protein, which yields MNAPLTSVLVANRGEIARRVHHTARTLGMTTVAVFSDADANAPHAREADAAVRLPGNTPAETYLRGDLVIEAALAAGADAIHPGYGFLSENAMFARDVIAAGLTWVGPPVTAIEAMGSKIEAKKMMAAAGVPMLTDLEPADVTEDMLPVLVKASAGGGGRGMRVVRTVDSLYDEIDRAKREAKSAFGDDAVFCERYLERGRHIEVQIMADSHGTVWAVGERECSIQRRHQKVIEEAPSPLVERTPGMREALYTAARDAAAAIGYTGAGTVEFLATDDGEFFFLEMNTRLQVEHPVTEATTGLDLVALQFDVAAGLPLPSAEPPAAHGWSVEARLYAEDPAKDYTPGSGTLWALDIPGVSSRFEGPHRPGIRLDSGVEPGPDGALIGVHYDPMLAKVISYGRTRAEACASLAGALDRARIHGLVTNRAQLVRVLRHPEFIAGNLSTAFLDDHGSDALAAPLADDEAVRISAFAAALASGVAGHTAGPVALAPAGFRNVGRTLQTRTFRHGEDEFEVAYTRGRSGPSPHGDLSESVIVEDVGTDSAVLEVRGVRRGFTVSRYETPGADTIVEVDSPLGPVSLIEPPRYTDPSAEVAAGSLLAPMPGAVIRVAVSVGDTVTAGQPLLWMEAMKMEHTISAAVDGVVTELPVEVGTQVESGTILAVVSDTDTPTEQE from the coding sequence ATGAACGCACCACTCACTTCAGTACTGGTGGCCAACCGCGGCGAGATCGCCCGGCGTGTCCACCACACCGCCCGCACGCTCGGCATGACCACGGTCGCCGTTTTCTCGGACGCCGACGCGAACGCCCCGCACGCCCGCGAGGCTGATGCCGCCGTTCGTCTCCCGGGAAACACGCCCGCGGAGACCTACCTGCGTGGTGATCTCGTGATCGAGGCCGCCCTCGCCGCCGGCGCCGACGCCATCCATCCCGGATACGGTTTCCTGTCCGAGAACGCCATGTTCGCCCGTGACGTGATCGCTGCAGGCCTGACGTGGGTCGGCCCGCCGGTCACCGCGATTGAGGCCATGGGCTCGAAAATCGAGGCCAAGAAGATGATGGCCGCGGCGGGTGTGCCGATGCTCACCGACCTCGAACCCGCCGACGTCACCGAGGACATGCTCCCGGTCCTGGTCAAAGCCTCCGCAGGTGGCGGCGGTCGCGGCATGCGCGTGGTCCGGACCGTGGACTCGCTGTATGACGAGATCGACCGGGCCAAGCGTGAGGCCAAGTCTGCCTTCGGCGACGACGCGGTCTTCTGCGAGCGCTACCTCGAGCGGGGCCGGCACATCGAGGTCCAGATCATGGCGGACTCCCACGGCACCGTGTGGGCGGTGGGGGAGCGGGAGTGTTCCATCCAGCGCCGCCACCAGAAAGTCATTGAGGAGGCGCCCAGCCCGCTCGTCGAGCGGACCCCGGGGATGCGCGAGGCGCTCTACACGGCGGCCCGCGACGCCGCCGCAGCCATCGGGTACACCGGCGCCGGCACCGTTGAGTTCCTGGCCACCGACGACGGCGAGTTCTTCTTCCTCGAGATGAACACCCGCCTCCAGGTCGAACACCCGGTCACGGAGGCCACGACCGGTCTCGATCTGGTGGCCCTGCAGTTCGACGTGGCCGCGGGCCTTCCGCTCCCTTCGGCGGAGCCGCCTGCTGCCCACGGATGGTCCGTCGAGGCCCGCCTCTACGCCGAGGACCCGGCGAAGGACTACACGCCGGGTTCGGGCACCCTCTGGGCGCTCGACATCCCCGGGGTCTCGTCCCGCTTCGAAGGGCCGCACCGCCCGGGGATCCGGCTGGACAGCGGCGTCGAACCGGGTCCCGACGGCGCGCTCATCGGGGTGCACTACGACCCGATGCTCGCCAAGGTCATCTCGTACGGCCGCACCCGCGCGGAAGCATGCGCCTCCCTCGCGGGCGCCCTGGACCGTGCCCGGATCCACGGCCTGGTCACCAACCGCGCCCAACTCGTCCGCGTACTGCGCCACCCCGAGTTCATCGCCGGGAACCTGTCCACCGCGTTCCTCGACGATCACGGCTCCGACGCGCTCGCTGCACCGCTGGCAGACGATGAGGCGGTGAGGATCTCGGCATTCGCCGCAGCCCTGGCGTCCGGGGTCGCCGGACACACCGCGGGGCCGGTGGCACTCGCTCCGGCCGGATTCCGCAACGTCGGCCGGACGTTGCAGACGCGCACCTTCCGCCACGGTGAGGACGAGTTCGAGGTGGCCTACACCCGTGGCCGCTCCGGGCCCAGCCCCCACGGCGACTTGTCCGAGTCAGTCATCGTCGAAGACGTGGGTACCGACTCTGCGGTTTTGGAGGTGAGGGGGGTTCGCCGGGGATTCACCGTCTCGCGCTACGAAACCCCAGGCGCGGACACCATCGTGGAGGTCGACTCACCCCTCGGGCCCGTCTCGTTGATCGAGCCGCCGCGGTATACCGACCCTTCCGCGGAGGTCGCTGCGGGATCGCTGCTGGCGCCCATGCCGGGCGCTGTCATCCGCGTCGCGGTCTCCGTCGGCGACACCGTCACCGCCGGCCAGCCGCTGCTGTGGATGGAGGCCATGAAGATGGAACACACCATCTCGGCCGCCGTCGACGGAGTCGTCACCGAGCTCCCGGTCGAGGTCGGCACCCAGGTCGAGTCGGGGACGATCCTCGCCGTCGTCTCGGACACAGACACCCCCACCGAACAGGAATGA
- a CDS encoding NDMA-dependent alcohol dehydrogenase, which translates to MRTKAAIIREPKQDGWEVVEVDLGDPRVGEVQIKLAASGLCHSDEHLLTGDLQFETYPIIGGHEGAGVVTKVGEGVTGIEEGDHVVLAFIPACGTCPPCAEGLQNLCDNGAGLLTGRAISDDTYRVHTAEGEPVAAMCVLGTFSPYVTVHQSSVVKIEKDIPLDKAALLGCGVATGWGSATEIGGAKEGDVVVVVGVGGIGINSVQGAAAAGARAIVAVDPVEFKREKAKEFGATHTCSSMDEAMALVGEISWGRMADLVILTMGVVTGNDLLPGLLLTGKGRRCVVVGLGDMMAVDAQISILDLAMQQKTLQGAIFGGTGPRKQIPHLLHQYRAGNLKLDELVTKTYRLEDINQGYQDMRDGKNIRGVIIYDEQDW; encoded by the coding sequence ATGCGCACCAAGGCAGCCATCATCAGGGAACCCAAACAGGACGGCTGGGAGGTCGTCGAGGTCGATCTGGGCGATCCGAGGGTTGGTGAGGTCCAGATCAAACTGGCAGCGTCCGGCCTGTGTCACTCCGACGAGCACCTCCTCACCGGCGACCTGCAGTTCGAGACCTACCCCATCATCGGCGGTCACGAGGGCGCCGGCGTCGTCACCAAGGTCGGAGAGGGCGTCACCGGAATCGAAGAAGGTGACCACGTCGTCCTGGCGTTCATCCCCGCCTGTGGCACCTGCCCGCCCTGCGCGGAGGGGCTCCAGAATCTGTGCGACAACGGTGCCGGCCTCCTTACCGGCCGCGCGATCAGCGACGACACCTACCGGGTCCACACCGCAGAGGGCGAACCCGTCGCCGCGATGTGTGTTCTCGGCACGTTCTCTCCGTACGTGACCGTCCACCAATCCTCGGTCGTCAAGATCGAGAAGGACATCCCGCTGGACAAGGCGGCACTGTTGGGCTGTGGCGTCGCCACGGGCTGGGGGTCGGCCACAGAGATCGGCGGTGCCAAAGAAGGCGACGTGGTGGTCGTCGTCGGCGTGGGCGGTATTGGTATCAACTCGGTCCAGGGCGCGGCCGCCGCAGGGGCGCGCGCGATCGTCGCGGTCGACCCGGTCGAGTTCAAACGCGAAAAGGCCAAGGAATTCGGTGCCACCCACACCTGTAGCTCCATGGACGAGGCGATGGCCCTGGTCGGGGAAATCAGTTGGGGGCGGATGGCAGATCTGGTGATCCTCACCATGGGTGTCGTCACCGGCAACGACCTACTGCCCGGCCTCCTCCTCACCGGCAAGGGCCGACGGTGTGTAGTGGTGGGACTCGGAGACATGATGGCCGTCGACGCGCAGATCTCCATCCTCGACCTGGCCATGCAGCAGAAAACTCTCCAGGGCGCCATCTTCGGTGGCACCGGACCGCGCAAGCAGATCCCCCACTTGCTGCACCAGTACCGCGCAGGGAACCTCAAGCTCGACGAATTGGTCACGAAGACCTACCGGCTCGAGGACATCAACCAGGGATACCAGGACATGCGCGACGGCAAGAACATCCGCGGAGTGATCATCTACGACGAGCAGGACTGGTAA